A single Flavobacterium sp. 1 DNA region contains:
- a CDS encoding AI-2E family transporter, with product MITSKIIANGIVRAVAVLILAALVLYFLYQIQNILIYLLVSLILTLIGSPILNFLKEKLKFKHTLATITVLSIYFLMIFGFIMMFIPLIISQGQNLSLLNTTEIERNSLELIQKINTFLEEHHIDSAKVFNPNSFKSFINFNTVPNFLNSVLGTISDFGMGFGSVLFITFFFLKDRSIILEGAKLLIPDSHEEKILNSVEKINLLLSRYFIGLLIQLFIVFILYAIVLFIFGIPNALVIAFLCAVLNIIPYLGPLIASVFAAVLTMLSNLGSDFQSEILPTTIYVLIGFWVVQLIDNNFSQPIIFSKSVSSHPLEIFLVILIAGFSFGILGMIIAVPLYTILKVICKEFFPDNEFIQNITKNI from the coding sequence ATGATTACATCCAAAATTATTGCAAATGGTATCGTAAGAGCTGTTGCCGTTTTAATTTTAGCTGCATTAGTACTTTATTTTCTATATCAAATTCAGAATATATTAATTTATCTTTTGGTTTCATTGATACTGACTCTAATTGGCTCTCCAATTTTAAACTTTTTGAAAGAAAAGCTAAAATTCAAGCATACACTAGCTACAATAACGGTTTTATCTATTTACTTTTTAATGATATTTGGTTTTATAATGATGTTTATTCCTTTGATAATTTCGCAGGGGCAAAATTTATCTCTTTTAAACACAACTGAAATAGAAAGAAACAGCTTAGAACTTATTCAAAAAATAAACACTTTTCTTGAAGAGCATCATATCGATTCTGCAAAGGTATTTAATCCTAACAGCTTTAAATCTTTCATTAATTTTAATACTGTGCCTAATTTTTTAAATTCGGTTTTAGGAACAATCAGCGATTTTGGAATGGGATTTGGTTCAGTTTTATTCATTACGTTTTTCTTTCTCAAAGACAGATCAATTATTTTGGAAGGAGCAAAATTATTAATTCCCGATTCGCACGAAGAAAAAATATTAAACTCTGTCGAAAAAATAAACCTATTGCTTTCCCGCTATTTCATTGGATTATTGATACAGCTATTTATTGTTTTTATATTATATGCCATAGTTCTTTTTATTTTTGGAATACCAAATGCTTTGGTAATTGCTTTTTTGTGCGCTGTTTTAAATATCATCCCTTATTTAGGTCCGCTAATTGCTTCAGTATTTGCTGCGGTTTTGACAATGCTAAGTAATTTAGGTTCCGATTTTCAATCCGAAATTTTGCCTACAACAATTTATGTATTAATAGGCTTTTGGGTAGTGCAGTTAATTGACAATAATTTTTCGCAGCCTATTATTTTTTCTAAAAGCGTAAGTTCCCATCCGCTCGAAATATTTCTGGTTATATTGATTGCGGGTTTCTCATTTGGGATTTTAGGAATGATCATAGCAGTCCCGCTATACACCATTTTGAAAGTAATCTGCAAAGAATTTTTCCCTGACAATGAGTTTATACAAAACATAACAAAAAACATATAA
- a CDS encoding zinc metalloprotease — protein sequence MKKLILSATAVLLLFSCQNDQNETANETNAVTQRKCASQDVLEAQLKADPTLAIRMNQIEAFTQNAILTKRLVNGKIEIPVVVNVLYRTAAENISATQIQSQIDVLNKDYNALNSDYNSVPALFAGVKASVGITFVLDQVVRKSTTKTSWGTNDAMKKTSTGGLAPISPTTKLNMWVCTIGSDILGYAQFPGGASATDGVAIDSRFFGLSGSANAPFNLGRTATHEVGHWMNLRHIWGDATCGSDLVSDTPTHNDKNFGSPTYPHYSTCSGTPVEMTMNYMDYTDDNAMYMFSAGQKSRISAIFLSGGSRASFRL from the coding sequence ATGAAAAAATTAATTTTATCAGCAACGGCTGTACTTTTATTGTTTTCTTGTCAAAACGATCAAAATGAAACTGCAAATGAAACAAATGCTGTTACACAGCGAAAATGTGCCTCACAAGATGTTTTGGAAGCTCAATTAAAAGCAGACCCAACATTAGCCATTAGAATGAATCAAATTGAAGCTTTTACTCAGAATGCAATATTAACAAAACGTTTAGTAAACGGGAAAATTGAAATTCCAGTTGTTGTCAATGTTTTATACAGAACTGCTGCTGAAAATATTTCTGCTACACAAATTCAATCTCAAATTGATGTTTTGAATAAAGATTATAATGCTTTAAATTCTGACTACAACTCTGTACCAGCTTTATTTGCAGGAGTTAAAGCCAGTGTAGGGATTACATTTGTACTGGACCAAGTAGTGAGAAAATCAACTACAAAAACTTCATGGGGAACAAATGATGCAATGAAAAAAACAAGCACAGGCGGTCTTGCGCCAATCTCTCCAACTACAAAACTAAATATGTGGGTTTGTACTATTGGAAGTGATATTCTTGGATATGCACAATTTCCTGGAGGGGCTTCGGCTACTGATGGAGTTGCTATTGATTCTAGATTTTTTGGATTATCTGGATCGGCAAATGCGCCATTCAATCTAGGAAGAACTGCTACTCACGAGGTGGGACACTGGATGAATTTAAGACACATATGGGGGGACGCTACTTGCGGTAGTGATTTGGTATCAGACACGCCTACACACAACGATAAAAATTTTGGTTCACCAACTTATCCACACTACAGCACTTGTTCTGGTACTCCTGTAGAAATGACAATGAATTATATGGATTACACTGATGACAATGCAATGTATATGTTCTCAGCAGGTCAAAAAAGTAGAATATCTGCCATTTTCTTGTCTGGTGGTTCAAGAGCATCTTTCAGGCTTTAA
- a CDS encoding carbonic anhydrase, translating into MIKKGLLYLLFISAFSACNHTENINLSPLQKLEEGNSRFASGKPMHPDETLERLRELKKGQHPFAVVVSCSDSRVPAELVFDQGLGDIFSIRTAGNVIGDYELGSLEYAVEHLECKLIVVMGHKSCGAIKAFIDSKGHYDHEDHIKNIMNYIESENEEKNLSGVDKLSVDKAIDANIAHGVAFLKTAGPILKERFDHNKITIIGALYDIESGKVTFKNIQ; encoded by the coding sequence ATGATTAAAAAAGGACTGCTTTATCTGTTATTTATAAGCGCATTTTCTGCTTGTAACCACACTGAAAACATCAATTTATCCCCGCTTCAAAAACTCGAAGAAGGAAACAGCCGATTTGCTTCGGGAAAACCCATGCATCCCGATGAAACTTTAGAAAGATTGCGGGAACTCAAAAAAGGACAGCATCCGTTTGCCGTTGTTGTGAGCTGTTCGGATTCCAGAGTGCCGGCCGAACTTGTTTTTGACCAAGGCCTAGGTGATATTTTTTCTATAAGAACCGCCGGAAATGTTATTGGTGATTACGAATTGGGGAGTTTGGAATATGCTGTTGAACATCTGGAATGCAAATTAATTGTTGTAATGGGACACAAAAGCTGTGGAGCCATAAAAGCATTTATTGATTCAAAAGGACATTATGATCACGAGGACCACATTAAAAATATAATGAATTACATCGAAAGTGAAAACGAAGAAAAAAATCTGTCGGGTGTCGATAAATTGTCTGTTGATAAAGCCATAGACGCCAATATTGCTCATGGGGTTGCTTTCTTGAAAACAGCTGGACCAATTTTGAAAGAGCGTTTTGACCACAATAAAATTACGATTATTGGTGCTTTGTATGATATTGAGTCGGGTAAAGTAACTTTTAAAAATATACAATAG
- a CDS encoding SAM-dependent methyltransferase, with the protein MNLDLLNPKIQEFINLNIGVSVSKLALQKNPFPTVEWISILNQIAAKSKAKDKLPTWFSTPNIIYPSKISVEQTSSEMTALHKSSIVSGENLIDLTGGFGIDDYYFSKRIKNIVHCEINTELSKIVRHNFNQLNNSNITCYAGDSNETLSKLDTKWDWIYIDPSRRNDTKGKVFMLKDCLPNVPENLDFYFEKTNSILIKTAPILDISAGINELNHIKTIHIIAVDNEVKELLWELKRDYNGVIAIKTVNLAKEKTESFEFNLDENQLQPSFSLPKKYLYEPNSAIMKSGGFDEVGLFYKLDKLQKHSHLYTSDELIPFPGRIFEIEKCIPYNKNEMKNYLENQKANITTRNFTDSVEAIRKKWKIKEGGNLYCFFTTDENNSKIVLICNKIK; encoded by the coding sequence TTGAACTTAGACCTTTTAAATCCTAAAATACAGGAATTTATAAATTTAAATATTGGAGTTTCTGTTTCAAAATTGGCACTCCAAAAAAATCCGTTCCCAACAGTCGAATGGATTTCAATTTTAAATCAAATCGCAGCAAAATCAAAAGCAAAAGACAAACTGCCAACTTGGTTTTCAACTCCAAATATTATTTATCCAAGTAAAATTTCGGTAGAGCAGACTTCTTCCGAAATGACAGCATTACACAAATCATCGATTGTTTCGGGCGAAAATTTAATTGATTTGACTGGAGGTTTTGGCATTGATGATTACTATTTTTCTAAAAGAATAAAAAACATAGTGCATTGCGAAATCAATACAGAACTGTCTAAAATTGTACGGCATAACTTCAATCAATTAAACAATAGCAATATCACTTGCTACGCTGGCGACAGTAATGAAACATTGTCAAAATTAGACACAAAATGGGATTGGATATACATTGACCCTTCAAGAAGAAATGACACTAAAGGCAAAGTGTTTATGCTGAAAGACTGCCTGCCGAATGTTCCCGAAAATCTGGATTTTTATTTTGAAAAAACTAATTCAATTTTAATAAAGACAGCACCAATACTTGACATTTCTGCAGGAATCAATGAATTAAACCATATTAAAACAATACATATAATTGCAGTTGACAACGAAGTAAAAGAGCTTCTTTGGGAATTAAAAAGAGATTATAATGGGGTTATTGCCATTAAAACAGTAAATCTGGCTAAAGAAAAAACCGAGAGTTTTGAATTTAACTTAGATGAAAATCAGTTACAGCCAAGCTTTAGCCTGCCAAAAAAATATTTATACGAGCCCAATAGTGCCATCATGAAATCCGGAGGTTTTGACGAAGTTGGACTGTTTTACAAATTAGATAAACTGCAAAAACACTCACATCTTTATACTTCCGATGAATTAATACCATTTCCCGGCAGAATTTTTGAAATAGAAAAATGCATTCCGTATAACAAAAATGAAATGAAAAACTATCTGGAGAACCAGAAAGCAAATATCACTACCCGAAATTTTACAGATTCGGTAGAAGCTATCCGAAAAAAATGGAAAATAAAAGAAGGCGGGAATTTATATTGTTTTTTTACAACTGACGAAAATAACAGTAAAATTGTTTTAATTTGCAACAAAATAAAATAA
- a CDS encoding SLATT domain-containing protein, with translation MKKMLETENGKFIKDKGKEHLDKPFLDELKHKVWSTKGARFNADSRNRTISKYSNLGLSFLSAYLIVFGFLSVYNLYNLKVYNPNLIAFTITTLSIFLLIFSIFENSQNYLVKAKSFHDCALDLADIYNEIQTYKSYEVNATEKERMEFSTQLQIKYQNVLRKYENHERIDNKKFRLDYPDYYPNTKFNTIIVKLQYFFQTKFIYILLMVMPAIMLVMIISK, from the coding sequence ATGAAAAAAATGCTTGAAACAGAAAATGGAAAGTTTATAAAAGATAAGGGGAAAGAGCATCTTGATAAACCATTTTTAGATGAATTAAAACATAAAGTTTGGTCAACGAAGGGAGCAAGATTTAATGCTGACTCTCGAAATAGAACAATTTCCAAATATTCTAATTTAGGTTTAAGTTTTTTATCTGCATATTTAATAGTATTTGGGTTTTTGTCGGTTTACAATCTATATAATTTAAAAGTATATAATCCGAACTTAATTGCATTTACAATAACAACGCTTTCAATTTTTTTATTAATATTTTCAATATTTGAAAACTCACAGAATTATTTGGTTAAAGCAAAAAGTTTTCACGATTGCGCATTAGATTTAGCAGATATTTATAATGAAATACAAACTTATAAATCTTATGAAGTGAATGCAACGGAAAAGGAAAGAATGGAATTTAGTACACAACTTCAGATTAAATATCAAAATGTATTAAGAAAATATGAAAATCATGAACGTATTGATAATAAAAAATTTAGACTTGATTACCCAGATTATTATCCAAATACTAAGTTTAACACAATTATTGTTAAATTACAATATTTCTTCCAGACAAAATTTATATATATCCTGTTAATGGTAATGCCAGCAATAATGTTAGTTATGATTATATCTAAATAA
- a CDS encoding porin, producing MKNYFIYWMLVLMPVFSFGQNEISKENVTATPLIPTSKASLLKDVDVIFNTRLAFDNYFVDNEHVNSLFSVNQFRFEVKGKIHDKVFFRFRNRYTKIADPNTIDNASRTVDMAYLTIDVAPQTKLSFGKMIGDWGGYELLTNPIEILSYNTINNYGENFMAGASLSYALTDHKNKFNFQVLNSRTKTFQDQFGTAAPPGITAAETPLAAVGNWKGSFFGGKMETTYSYGYFMDAENASRNLISLGNKYKNNKLAVYYDFQYSKEDLDQKCVVSNIIKTKYAYAAENVSYVENWIRAEYQIRPKLNLLLTLMSDNAYWNGNPDPNKSCHLLTSYGIIPTVEYSPFADFNMKFYAGYIAKRNNYSDYAQKNFGAVNGTTGQLSFGIIAPLMIL from the coding sequence ATGAAAAATTATTTTATTTACTGGATGCTTGTTTTGATGCCTGTTTTTTCTTTTGGGCAAAATGAAATCTCGAAAGAAAATGTTACGGCAACTCCTTTGATTCCAACTTCGAAAGCTTCTTTGTTAAAAGACGTTGATGTTATCTTTAATACCCGTTTGGCATTTGATAATTACTTTGTGGATAATGAACATGTGAATTCCCTTTTTTCGGTAAATCAATTCCGATTTGAGGTGAAAGGAAAAATTCACGATAAAGTTTTTTTTAGATTCCGAAACCGATATACCAAAATTGCCGATCCCAACACGATCGACAATGCCAGCCGTACGGTTGATATGGCTTATTTGACAATTGATGTGGCTCCGCAAACGAAATTGTCTTTTGGGAAAATGATAGGGGATTGGGGAGGTTATGAACTTTTGACGAATCCTATTGAAATCTTATCGTATAATACCATAAACAATTATGGCGAAAATTTTATGGCAGGAGCTTCACTTTCGTATGCATTAACAGATCATAAGAACAAGTTTAATTTTCAGGTGCTGAATTCTCGAACCAAAACGTTTCAGGATCAATTTGGCACTGCTGCCCCTCCGGGGATTACCGCTGCAGAAACGCCTTTGGCAGCCGTTGGCAATTGGAAAGGCAGTTTTTTTGGCGGAAAAATGGAAACGACCTACAGCTACGGTTATTTTATGGATGCCGAAAATGCCAGCCGAAATTTGATTTCACTGGGAAACAAGTATAAAAACAATAAGCTGGCGGTGTATTATGATTTTCAGTACAGCAAAGAGGATTTGGATCAAAAATGTGTGGTTTCAAATATCATCAAAACCAAGTATGCGTATGCGGCAGAGAATGTCTCTTATGTAGAAAATTGGATTAGAGCGGAATATCAAATTCGCCCAAAATTGAATCTTTTGCTTACGCTGATGAGTGATAACGCTTATTGGAATGGTAACCCAGATCCAAATAAAAGCTGTCATTTATTGACTTCCTACGGTATTATTCCTACTGTTGAGTATTCGCCTTTTGCCGACTTTAATATGAAGTTTTATGCGGGTTATATTGCCAAAAGGAACAATTATTCAGACTACGCCCAAAAGAATTTTGGAGCAGTGAATGGGACAACCGGTCAGCTTAGTTTTGGTATAATTGCACCATTGATGATTTTGTGA
- a CDS encoding aspartate aminotransferase family protein, translating to MNLFDVYPLYPITPVKALDCTITDDKGIEYLDLYSGHGVISIGHTHPDYVAKVKAQLDNLNFYSNAIQNPLQVELAEKLGKMSGLTDFNLFLCSSGAEANENALKVASFHTNKSRVIAFDNSFHGRTSAAVAVTDNKKIVAPINAQQVVTFLPLNQIDLVEAELKKGDVCSVIIEGIQGVGGLDQGTTEFFQGLEKLCKQYEAVLILDEVQSGYGRSGKFFAFQHHGINADIITTAKGMGNGFPIGGVLISPKFKASHGLLGTTFGGSHLACAAGIAVLDVIENQKLIENTNKVSEYFFEAIKVIPEITKVKGKGLMLGVEFDFDVSALRKKLIIEKYIFTGGANNKNLLRILPPLTITTAAIDAFIIALKESLAELK from the coding sequence ATGAACTTATTTGACGTTTACCCATTATACCCTATTACTCCTGTAAAAGCATTAGACTGCACAATTACAGATGATAAAGGAATTGAATATTTAGATTTATACTCTGGTCACGGAGTAATTTCAATAGGACATACGCATCCTGATTATGTTGCGAAAGTAAAAGCACAATTGGATAATTTGAATTTTTATTCGAATGCGATTCAGAATCCATTACAAGTAGAATTAGCGGAAAAACTAGGCAAAATGTCTGGTTTGACAGATTTCAACCTATTCCTTTGCAGTTCTGGTGCTGAAGCCAATGAAAATGCTTTGAAAGTAGCTTCTTTTCATACGAATAAATCAAGAGTAATTGCTTTTGATAATTCATTCCACGGAAGAACTTCTGCAGCTGTTGCCGTTACGGACAACAAAAAAATTGTTGCTCCAATCAATGCGCAACAAGTGGTTACATTTTTGCCTTTGAACCAAATTGATTTGGTAGAAGCAGAATTGAAAAAAGGGGATGTTTGCTCTGTAATTATTGAAGGAATTCAAGGAGTTGGTGGTTTAGATCAAGGAACAACAGAATTTTTCCAAGGATTGGAGAAACTTTGCAAACAATACGAAGCGGTTTTGATTTTGGACGAAGTGCAGTCAGGTTATGGAAGAAGCGGTAAGTTTTTCGCTTTTCAACACCACGGAATAAATGCCGACATTATAACTACGGCAAAAGGAATGGGGAACGGTTTCCCAATTGGCGGAGTTCTAATTTCTCCTAAATTCAAAGCTAGCCATGGTTTATTAGGAACTACTTTTGGCGGAAGTCATTTGGCTTGTGCGGCAGGAATCGCGGTTTTGGATGTAATCGAAAATCAAAAACTAATTGAGAATACAAATAAGGTATCAGAATACTTTTTTGAGGCAATCAAAGTTATTCCTGAAATCACGAAAGTGAAAGGAAAAGGATTGATGCTTGGCGTTGAATTTGATTTTGATGTTAGTGCTTTAAGAAAAAAACTGATTATTGAAAAATACATTTTTACAGGCGGAGCCAACAATAAAAACTTATTGAGAATTCTTCCTCCGTTAACGATTACTACTGCTGCAATTGATGCTTTTATCATTGCTCTAAAAGAATCGCTGGCTGAATTGAAATAG
- a CDS encoding DUF4159 domain-containing protein, translated as MKKVLFVLLFISFPCFSQEIALLKYNGGGDWYANPTSLPNLIKFCNTNIHTQIKSKPRTVEPSSPDLLSYPFVHMTGHGNVVFSDADVTNLRKYLLAGGFLHIDDNYGMDQYIHKEIKKIFPNESLIEIPANHPIFQKPFVFANGLPKIHEHDGKRPQAFGIFIENKLVLLYTYECDLGDGWEDAEVHNDPLEVREKALKMGANIINYIFTN; from the coding sequence ATGAAAAAAGTATTGTTTGTATTATTATTCATTTCCTTTCCTTGTTTCTCACAAGAAATCGCTTTGTTAAAATACAATGGCGGTGGAGACTGGTATGCAAATCCAACCTCTTTGCCTAATCTGATAAAATTTTGCAATACTAATATACATACACAAATAAAATCGAAGCCCAGAACTGTTGAACCAAGCAGTCCTGATTTGCTTTCGTATCCGTTTGTACACATGACAGGGCATGGAAATGTTGTTTTTAGCGATGCCGATGTAACCAATCTTAGAAAATATTTATTGGCTGGCGGATTTCTTCATATTGATGATAACTACGGAATGGATCAATACATACACAAAGAAATCAAAAAAATATTCCCTAATGAAAGCTTAATCGAAATTCCGGCAAATCATCCTATATTCCAAAAACCATTTGTTTTTGCAAATGGTCTGCCTAAAATTCATGAACATGATGGGAAAAGACCTCAAGCTTTTGGGATTTTCATAGAAAATAAACTTGTATTGCTTTATACATACGAATGTGATCTAGGTGATGGCTGGGAAGATGCTGAAGTACATAACGACCCTTTGGAGGTTCGCGAAAAAGCTTTAAAAATGGGAGCTAATATCATTAATTACATATTCACAAATTAA
- a CDS encoding GNAT family N-acetyltransferase, translating into MNISIVVTQEEHYKYAQEICDTIESSALLRGTGIAKRTPEYIQKKMEKGDAVIALNNGIFAGFCYIESWQHGQFVAHSGLIVHPDYRNLGLAKQIKSFVFDYSLKKYPDAKVFGITTGLAVMKINSDLGYKPVPFSELTNDPSFWKGCQTCTNFEILKSKDYKMCLCTGMLYDPAEKPKDPPKHPFNVRIWNRLKEIKQALFLKK; encoded by the coding sequence ATGAACATTTCTATTGTAGTAACTCAGGAAGAACATTATAAGTATGCGCAGGAAATATGCGATACGATAGAATCGTCTGCCCTGTTGAGAGGTACTGGAATTGCCAAAAGAACGCCAGAATACATCCAAAAAAAGATGGAAAAAGGCGATGCTGTAATTGCGCTTAACAACGGAATCTTTGCCGGTTTTTGCTATATCGAAAGTTGGCAGCACGGGCAGTTTGTTGCTCACTCTGGTTTAATTGTACATCCAGATTACAGAAATTTGGGACTTGCCAAACAAATAAAATCGTTTGTGTTTGACTATTCGTTAAAAAAATACCCAGATGCGAAAGTATTCGGAATCACCACAGGTCTTGCTGTAATGAAAATCAATTCGGATTTAGGCTACAAACCGGTTCCGTTTTCAGAACTTACAAACGATCCTAGTTTTTGGAAAGGATGCCAGACCTGCACCAACTTTGAAATCCTGAAAAGCAAAGATTATAAAATGTGTTTGTGTACGGGGATGCTTTATGATCCGGCCGAAAAACCAAAAGATCCACCCAAACACCCTTTCAATGTAAGGATTTGGAATCGCCTGAAAGAAATTAAACAAGCGCTTTTCTTAAAAAAGTAA
- the argC gene encoding N-acetyl-gamma-glutamyl-phosphate reductase: MINVGIIGGSGYTAGELIRILMFHPNAKLDFVYSTTNAGKPLSVAHHDLLGDIEMNFTDTVNPNVNVIFLCLGHGKSKTFLTENQFASHTKIIDLGNDFRLHKDEVFDGKKFIYGLPELNKTAIKNAQFIANPGCFATAIQLALLPLAEAKLLNSDVHINATTGSTGAGVGLSETSHFSWRNNNMSHYKAFEHQHLGEISESLHQLQDDFTNELLFIPNRGDFPRGIFATLYTTCNESLEDLVAKYEAFYKNQPFVTVTTTAINMKQVVQTNKCIISLMKKGNRILITSVIDNLVKGASGQAIQNMNLMFGLEETTGLHLKPSGF; the protein is encoded by the coding sequence ATGATTAATGTTGGAATAATAGGCGGTTCAGGTTATACTGCGGGAGAACTCATCAGAATATTGATGTTTCATCCTAATGCAAAATTAGATTTTGTGTATAGTACAACAAACGCCGGCAAACCTCTTTCGGTGGCTCATCACGATTTGTTGGGCGATATCGAAATGAATTTTACCGATACCGTAAATCCTAATGTAAATGTAATTTTCTTGTGTTTAGGACATGGAAAATCAAAAACCTTTTTGACCGAAAATCAATTTGCAAGCCATACCAAAATCATCGATTTAGGAAATGATTTCAGATTGCACAAAGACGAAGTTTTTGACGGAAAAAAATTCATTTACGGCTTACCTGAATTGAATAAAACTGCGATTAAAAATGCTCAATTCATTGCTAATCCTGGTTGTTTTGCTACTGCGATTCAATTGGCTTTATTGCCATTGGCGGAAGCCAAATTATTGAACAGCGATGTGCATATCAACGCCACAACCGGAAGTACCGGAGCTGGAGTTGGACTTTCAGAGACTTCACATTTCAGCTGGAGAAACAACAATATGTCACATTATAAAGCTTTTGAACATCAACATTTGGGAGAAATTTCAGAAAGTCTGCACCAATTGCAGGATGATTTTACAAATGAATTGCTTTTCATTCCGAACAGAGGGGATTTTCCAAGAGGTATTTTTGCAACATTATACACCACTTGCAACGAAAGCTTGGAGGATCTTGTAGCAAAATACGAAGCATTCTATAAAAACCAGCCTTTCGTAACCGTTACCACAACAGCTATCAATATGAAACAGGTGGTTCAGACAAATAAATGCATTATTAGTTTAATGAAAAAAGGAAACCGGATTTTGATTACTTCGGTAATCGATAATTTAGTCAAAGGTGCCTCGGGACAAGCCATCCAAAACATGAATTTAATGTTTGGATTGGAAGAAACTACAGGATTGCATTTGAAACCAAGCGGATTTTAA
- a CDS encoding argininosuccinate synthase encodes MKKVVLAYSGGLDTSYCLKYLKNEKGYEVHTVLINTGGFDDAELKAIEDRAYELGSAKHASLTILDKYYDKAIKYLIYGNVLKNNTYPLSVSAERVFQAIEAIKYAKSVGATAIAHGSTGAGNDQIRFDLIFQTIAPEIEIITPIRDLKLSRQEEVDYLAKNGVHYSWEKAQYSINKGLWGTSVGGKETLTSSQPLPSEAYPSQLQKTGEEKVTLEFKKGELVAVNSVADKPSNNIVVLEKLANAYAIGRDIHVGDTIIGIKGRVGFEAAAPLIIIKAHHLLEKHTLGKWQQYWKEQLGNWYGMLFHEGQFLDPVMRNIETFLEDTQKTVNGTVTVSLKPYHFSLDGIESKNDLMNTGFGQYGEMNNAWTSDDAKGFIKILGNAQNIFSSVNNETYE; translated from the coding sequence ATGAAAAAAGTAGTTTTAGCATATAGCGGAGGATTGGACACATCATACTGTCTTAAATATTTGAAAAATGAAAAAGGGTATGAAGTTCATACCGTATTGATCAACACAGGTGGTTTTGACGATGCCGAACTAAAAGCTATTGAAGACAGAGCTTACGAATTAGGAAGCGCAAAACACGCAAGCCTTACCATCCTAGATAAATATTATGATAAAGCGATTAAATATTTGATTTATGGAAATGTGTTAAAAAACAATACCTACCCATTATCAGTAAGTGCTGAACGTGTTTTTCAAGCTATTGAAGCCATAAAATATGCTAAATCTGTTGGTGCAACTGCTATCGCTCACGGAAGTACCGGTGCCGGAAACGACCAAATTCGTTTTGATTTAATTTTCCAAACCATTGCTCCCGAAATTGAAATCATTACTCCTATCAGAGACTTAAAACTTTCAAGACAAGAAGAAGTTGATTATTTAGCAAAAAACGGCGTTCACTATTCTTGGGAAAAAGCACAATATTCTATCAATAAAGGACTTTGGGGAACAAGCGTTGGAGGAAAAGAAACTTTGACTTCTAGCCAGCCACTGCCTAGCGAAGCGTATCCATCGCAATTGCAAAAAACTGGTGAAGAGAAAGTGACTTTGGAATTCAAAAAAGGAGAATTGGTTGCCGTAAATAGTGTAGCTGACAAACCTTCGAATAACATTGTAGTTTTAGAAAAATTAGCCAATGCTTACGCAATTGGTAGAGATATTCACGTTGGTGATACGATTATCGGAATTAAAGGAAGAGTTGGTTTTGAAGCTGCTGCTCCATTAATCATTATCAAAGCACACCATTTGCTGGAGAAACACACTCTTGGAAAATGGCAGCAATACTGGAAAGAACAGCTTGGAAACTGGTACGGAATGCTATTCCACGAAGGGCAGTTTTTGGATCCGGTAATGCGCAACATCGAAACTTTCCTTGAAGACACTCAAAAAACGGTAAACGGAACTGTAACCGTTTCTTTGAAACCATACCACTTTTCATTGGACGGAATTGAGTCCAAAAATGATTTGATGAATACTGGTTTTGGTCAATATGGAGAAATGAACAATGCTTGGACGTCTGACGATGCGAAAGGATTTATCAAAATTTTGGGTAATGCCCAAAACATATTTTCATCTGTAAACAACGAAACTTACGAATAA